Proteins encoded in a region of the Thermocaproicibacter melissae genome:
- a CDS encoding response regulator transcription factor, with protein MANVKIMVVDDDQNICELLRLYLEKEGYTVVIAGDGKQALDMFTKENPDLMLLDIMLPGLDGWQVCREIRKKSQCPIIMLTAKGEVFDKVLGLELGADDYVVKPFEAKEVVARIKAVLRRIGKNADDQVKKVVYDKLSINLTNYELKVNGKQIDTPPKEMELIYHLASNPNRVFTRDQLLDEVWGFDYYGDSRTVDVHVKRLREKLEGVSDKWALKTVWGVGYKFEVKE; from the coding sequence ATGGCGAATGTCAAGATCATGGTGGTCGATGACGACCAGAATATCTGCGAATTGCTCCGACTGTATCTGGAGAAAGAAGGATACACGGTTGTTATCGCGGGTGACGGAAAACAGGCTCTGGATATGTTCACAAAAGAGAATCCGGATCTTATGCTGCTCGACATCATGCTGCCTGGGCTTGACGGCTGGCAGGTTTGCCGGGAAATCCGCAAAAAGAGCCAGTGCCCCATTATCATGCTGACGGCGAAGGGCGAAGTGTTCGATAAGGTTTTGGGCCTGGAGCTCGGTGCGGACGACTATGTGGTAAAGCCGTTTGAAGCCAAAGAGGTTGTGGCGCGCATCAAAGCCGTGCTCCGCCGCATTGGCAAAAATGCAGACGATCAGGTCAAGAAGGTTGTCTACGACAAACTCTCCATTAACCTGACCAATTACGAGCTGAAGGTCAACGGCAAGCAGATTGATACGCCTCCGAAAGAAATGGAACTGATTTATCACCTCGCCAGCAACCCGAACCGGGTGTTTACCCGTGACCAGCTTTTGGACGAGGTTTGGGGCTTTGATTATTACGGCGACAGCCGTACCGTTGACGTTCATGTCAAGCGCCTCCGCGAAAAACTGGAGGGCGTTTCCGACAAATGGGCGCTTAAAACCGTGTGGGGTGTCGGTTATAAATTTGAAGTAAAGGAATGA